In Blastocatellia bacterium, one DNA window encodes the following:
- a CDS encoding tetratricopeptide repeat protein — protein MIYLQHGKLAEAEMVLCKILALKPNDAQMQATLGMALRQKGDLTAALEAYRTAARFKPDSAEIRNLFGALLQPTGQREVPNRSSPKRSG, from the coding sequence ATGATTTACCTTCAGCATGGAAAACTGGCTGAAGCCGAAATGGTCTTATGTAAGATTCTCGCATTGAAGCCGAACGATGCTCAGATGCAGGCCACGCTTGGAATGGCGCTCCGCCAGAAGGGTGATCTCACGGCAGCGCTGGAAGCCTATCGCACCGCCGCGCGGTTCAAACCCGACAGTGCTGAAATTCGCAATTTGTTCGGCGCTCTGCTTCAGCCAACGGGACAACGCGAGGTACCGAACAGGAGTTCTCCGAAGCGGTCCGGCTGA